Part of the Streptomyces sp. NBC_01426 genome is shown below.
TCTGGGGCGCCGCCGGGCAGCTGCCGCCGGCGGAGCTCGCCCGCGTGCTGGGCACGTACGCGGCCCGGGTGATGACGCCGCGCGGCTCCACCGCCGTGACCGGCCTCGAACTGATGACCGCCCTGCACCCGCCGACCTACGCCGTACGCGATGAAGAGACCGGCGTCCTGCGGCAGGCCGACACAAAAACGCCCGGCTCGCTCGGCAAGGACCCGGTGGACTGCGCGCCGTGCGAGGCCCCCGACGGACACCCGCTGCTCAAGGACCTGCCGCGCTTCCACGTCCGGGGACCGGCGGAGAAGTTGTTCGAGGAGGCGTACGACTGGGCGCGGCCGCTGACCGACGCCGAGTGCCTGCGCAGCAACCTTGTGGGCCTGGATGTCAACATGGCGTTCGCCGCCGGAGCCAACGGATTGACCGTCGGCCTGGGCGTACCGACGCACGTCAAGGACCCGGTGTTCGACCCGAAGCTGCCCGGTTCGTGGCTGGTCGACCTGTCCCATGTCGACCTGTCGCGGGTGAAGGTCGGCAAGGAGTGGGTGGAGCTGGACGGCACGCTGCTGCCCAGCCCGTTCACGCCGAAGGGCGACCGGCCCGAGGGGCCGGCCTGGTACGCGACACCGACCGTCGCCTACGCCCAGGAGCTCGGGTACGACGTGACGCCGACCGAGGCGTATGTCCGGTACGAGAACGGCCGCTACCTGGACGGCTGGTACAGCCGGCTGCGCGACGCCTACCTCGCCACGATGGCCGACCTCGGTGTCGACGCCGACCTGTCGCCCGAGGACTTCCTCGCGGCGATGGACGGCTACAAGGGACGCGACCCGCAGATGGCGATTGTCGTGGGCGCGGTCAAGGCGACCGTGAAGGGCGGGCTGGGGAAGCTGCGCGAGCGGCCCCGCGGCGAGGGCTGGACGTCCGGTGAGCGGTGGCGGGCCCTGGAGCGCCCGACGTGGCGGCCCGACATCCGCGCGGCGGTCATCTCCCGCACCCGGATCAACCTGCACCGCAAGATGGTCAAGCACGCGTCGTTCACGGGTCAGTACCCGGTCGCGATCCTCTCCGACTGCGTCGTCTACGCCGTCGACGGCGAGGGCCCGCTGGACTTCCTGCCCTACCGCGAGGGCAAGCCGCTGCCTGGCGGCTTCAAGCTCGGGGTCAACCCCGGCCTGGTGAAGCACGAGGGCACGCAGACCGTGTTGTGGGGAGAGGGGGCCCGGGAGCAGTTCAAGGCGCCTGAGCTCAACCTCGCCCGGTACATCAAGGACGGCAACCTCACCGACAAGGACAACGGGGAGTAGGGAGCGCGATGAACAAGGAGTTCGGGGACGGCCTCAACCAGGCGGTGGCGAAGGCGTTCACCCGTCCGGTGCCGAAGTCGGCCGGCGCGCAGATGCGGTACCTGGTCAAGCAGTACAAGGGCACCAAGGCGGTGGCCCAGATGCTGCGGGTCTCCCAGCGCACCGTCGAGCGGTACGTGAAGGAGCAGATCAAGAAGCCGCGAGCGGACCTCGCCGCGCGCCTGGAGCGCGAGGTGAAGAAGCGCTGGCAGCCGCAGATCCGGGCCAAGGCGAAGGAGAAGGCGGCGACCACCGGCGGCATCGTGATCGACGTCCACGCCCGCCTCGGCTACGCCGGAGCGTCGATGGACTCCACCGACGAGGACCGCGAGCGGCACATCACCGTCGCCCTGCCGCCCCAGTACGCGGCCCGCCTCTTCACCGCCCAGGAGCAGGGCGCCACCGAAGACCGGCTGCGCGAACTCACCGCCGAAGCACTCAAGGAGGTCTACTTCCAGGACAGCGGCCGCCGCGCCGGCTCCCTCCAGGAAGTCCAGATCAACGACGTGCTCGACCTGGGGTTCCAGCTGTAGAGGCCGCACCCCGAACAGCCTGCGAGCCCGGACCAAAGTGGTCCGGGCTCGCTCGCGTATCCGCGGGTGGGACGGATGTCCATGCACGCGACATCGTCCTATGCCGGTGACCTCGCGGTCGAGTACTGGTTTCTTGACGACCGGTGGGCCGGTCTAGGCTGCGACAGTCGTTGGCCACCAAGGCCGGCGCGCCAAGGAAAGGCAAACGATGCCGCAAGCGCGACACGCGACCAGCCCGGCGGACACGCCGGGCCGGCGAACGCCCGGTGCGGTAGAAGAAGCGGCCCGGATGGATGCAGTGCGCCGCTACGACATCCTCGACACCCCGCCCGACGGCGCGTTTGACCGGGTGGCAGCGATGGCGGCCCGACTGTTCAAGGTGCCGGTGGCGAGCGTGACGATCGTCGACGAAGACCGGATCTGGTTCAAGGCCGCACACGGTCTGGAAGGCGTCAGCGAGATCGGCCGGGAGCCGGGTCTGTGCGGTTCGGCGATCCTGTCCGACGAGACCCTGGTGATCCCGGACACGCTCACCGATCCCGTCGCCTTCAACAATGGCTTGGTCGCCGGGCCGATGGGCGTCCGTTTCTATGCCGCGGCTCCGATCATCACGCACGACGGGCACCGGCTGGGCACCGTCAACATCCTCGACACCAAGCCGCGTCTGATCACCGAGGACGACACCGCCACCCTCGCGGACCTGGCCGCGATCGTGCTCGACGAGCTGGAGATGCGCCTGGCGGCCTTGAACGCCCTGCGCGCCGAGCAGGAGCGGCGCATCGAGCAGGAGGAGGCCCGGCAGCGCGCCGAGCGGGACAAGAACGCGATCGAGGCGTTCGCCTCCACCCTTCAACGCACTCTGCTGCCGCCGGCGCTACCGGTGGTACCGGGCCTGGAGCTGGCCTGCCACTACGCCACCGCCTCCCCGCAGAACGTGGGCGGCGACTTCTACGACGTCTTCCCCCTCGACGGCGCGAGGTGGGCGTTCTTCCTGGGAGATGTGTGCGGCAAAGGCCCCGAAGCCGCCGCTCTGACCTCCTTGACCCGCTACACCCTGCGCGCCGCGGCCCTGATCAACCCCGACCCCGACGTCGTCCTCACCTCGCTGAACACCGCGCTACTCCTCGACCCCGCCATCGGCAGCCGGTTCTGCACGGCCGTCTTCGGTGTCCTCGAGCCGCACGAGAAGGAAGGGTTCATCGTCACGGTGGCCACCGGCGGGCACCCCCCGGCCTACCACCTGCGCGACTCCGGAGCAGTAGAAGCGGTGCAGCCCAAGGGGGGCATGCTCATCGGCGCCATCGATGGCGCACACTTCGCCTCCCAGAGCATCCACCTCGCCCCGGGTGAAGGACTGCTCCTCTACACCGATGGGCTGACCGAGGCCCGCACCCTGGGCGGAGACATGATCGGAGAAGAGGGCCTGACCCGTTTCCTCGCCGCGCGCACCGCGCCTGTCAGCGCGGCGGCGGTCGTAGGGGACACGGTCGACTTCCTCGACGCCATGCCCCACGGGGTCGGTGACGATGTCGCCCTGCTGGCGCTGTCCGTCCCTCTCGCCGACGCCGCGGACGGCCTCACCGCCACCGCCACCGCCCACACCATCGCCCCCGCCGATGAGATGTCGGAGAGCCGACCGTGACCGACTTCCGCCTCACCGCACAGCACACCGACGGCGACCTCGCCCTGGCCCACGTCGCCGGATACCTCGACATAGACACCGCCCCCCACCTGCGCGCCCAGGCACTGGCCCTGATCGAACAAGGCCACCACCACCTGATCCTGGACCTCGCAGCCGTCACCTTCTG
Proteins encoded:
- the tap gene encoding telomere-associated protein Tap, encoding MSELFDAVDALVASRSTLPPPAERKRLRAAHGLTIDEVATALKVRRATVSGWESGKTEPRPPERDAYARLLKQLAELYPAPADAAAPVTAAAVPATFTAAPAPAEARPLSTGPASEAAGMTATENTQTNSAPAPRAAAPSAAPRPASTTRLSSTSRRPGAKKAAPAATPAQAPRGETDPRFENGPLAVVDVEEGRVLAYCVGGLVLDVPAKSLPSLVDWTLKEAKLGQPKLSGPGRPADPLIVLTAAACERYGLPVTLTDEERIAGRIPEGHKVIKQLTRADWQLTKRGFGPWARIYRPAKGSDRQCVQLCIPSWNALDARFWGAAGQLPPAELARVLGTYAARVMTPRGSTAVTGLELMTALHPPTYAVRDEETGVLRQADTKTPGSLGKDPVDCAPCEAPDGHPLLKDLPRFHVRGPAEKLFEEAYDWARPLTDAECLRSNLVGLDVNMAFAAGANGLTVGLGVPTHVKDPVFDPKLPGSWLVDLSHVDLSRVKVGKEWVELDGTLLPSPFTPKGDRPEGPAWYATPTVAYAQELGYDVTPTEAYVRYENGRYLDGWYSRLRDAYLATMADLGVDADLSPEDFLAAMDGYKGRDPQMAIVVGAVKATVKGGLGKLRERPRGEGWTSGERWRALERPTWRPDIRAAVISRTRINLHRKMVKHASFTGQYPVAILSDCVVYAVDGEGPLDFLPYREGKPLPGGFKLGVNPGLVKHEGTQTVLWGEGAREQFKAPELNLARYIKDGNLTDKDNGE
- the tpg gene encoding telomere-protecting terminal protein Tpg encodes the protein MNKEFGDGLNQAVAKAFTRPVPKSAGAQMRYLVKQYKGTKAVAQMLRVSQRTVERYVKEQIKKPRADLAARLEREVKKRWQPQIRAKAKEKAATTGGIVIDVHARLGYAGASMDSTDEDRERHITVALPPQYAARLFTAQEQGATEDRLRELTAEALKEVYFQDSGRRAGSLQEVQINDVLDLGFQL
- a CDS encoding PP2C family protein-serine/threonine phosphatase, which produces MDAVRRYDILDTPPDGAFDRVAAMAARLFKVPVASVTIVDEDRIWFKAAHGLEGVSEIGREPGLCGSAILSDETLVIPDTLTDPVAFNNGLVAGPMGVRFYAAAPIITHDGHRLGTVNILDTKPRLITEDDTATLADLAAIVLDELEMRLAALNALRAEQERRIEQEEARQRAERDKNAIEAFASTLQRTLLPPALPVVPGLELACHYATASPQNVGGDFYDVFPLDGARWAFFLGDVCGKGPEAAALTSLTRYTLRAAALINPDPDVVLTSLNTALLLDPAIGSRFCTAVFGVLEPHEKEGFIVTVATGGHPPAYHLRDSGAVEAVQPKGGMLIGAIDGAHFASQSIHLAPGEGLLLYTDGLTEARTLGGDMIGEEGLTRFLAARTAPVSAAAVVGDTVDFLDAMPHGVGDDVALLALSVPLADAADGLTATATAHTIAPADEMSESRP